From a single Paramormyrops kingsleyae isolate MSU_618 chromosome 14, PKINGS_0.4, whole genome shotgun sequence genomic region:
- the fabp7a gene encoding fatty acid binding protein 7, brain, a gives MVEAFCGTWKLVDSQNFDEYMKAIGVGFALRQIGNVTKPTIIISEDGDKVVLKTQSTFKNNEMSFILGEEFEETTPDDRKCRSTVTLEDDKLVQVQKWDGKETTFVREVKDGKMIMNLTCNDVNAVRIYEKV, from the exons ATGGTTGAAGCGTTCTGTGGAACTTGGAAGCTTGTAGACAGTCAGAACTTTGACGAGTATATGAAAGCGATTG GAGTGGGCTTTGCCCTCAGACAAATTGGCAACGTTACGAAGCCCACAATCATCATCAGTGAGGATGGAGACAAGGTCGTCCTGAAAACCCAGAGTACGTTCAAAAACAACGAAATGTCATTCATTCTGGGAGAAGAATTTGAAGAGACAACACCGGACGACAGGAAATGCAGA TCTACCGTGACCCTGGAAGATGACAAACTGGTCCAAGTTCAAAAGTGGGACGGCAAAGAAACCACGTTTGTCCGAGAGGTCAAAGACGGGAAGATGATCATG AACCTTACCTGTAACGATGTTAATGCAGTGCGCATATACGAAAAGGTGTAA